Proteins from a single region of Chitinophagales bacterium:
- a CDS encoding efflux RND transporter permease subunit: MKITDFSVKNYQFTLIVFVMLIAIGINSLMNMPRGEDPDFQAPQFNAIVIYPGTSPQDMEQLVVDPMEKKLNEMDDVKRIISKVDDGLAVVRIDFKYETDPDKKYQDLVRELDAIKSSLPKDILSIDIMKFSPSDVNILQVGLVSETAPYKDLEHWSKQLKEDLEKIKSLKNVDNWAFPQQEVRIALNLEKMAHNKIPLNRVMAAIQSENVNIPGGSVDIGQKRFNIKTSGDYKSIAQIQQTIVNSAGGKLVYVKDIAEVGFTYEDPAYIARLNGKRAVFVTASRKMGTNIFQVEEAVKPVLEKFQESLPKHIRFEQSFDNASSVRHRLGGFTRDFAIAIFLVLLTLLPLGTRASIVVMVSIPLSLAIGLFLLDMFGFTINQLSIVGLVVALGLLVDDSIVVVENIERYLRMGYNKRDAAMQATRQIGLAVLGCTATLIFAFLPLLFLPEGAGDFIRSLPAAVVTTVLASLFVSLTIVPFLSSRILSNHENPEGNFFLRGLRKLISGSYRQLLHSAIARPYTTLLVAGGIFAGAIALVPVVGFSLFPASEKPMFMINIETPLGSNLATTDQVARYVEQKVLRVPELKNVATNVGHGNPRIYYNVIPQNEQANYAQLFVQLNGTKPAEKKVIIDQLRNEFRNYPNAKIEVKDFEQGPPVEAPIAIRLFSENLDTLRALSFRVEALLKSTKGTIYVNNELTTLKTDIKILVNKEKAGLLGVPVAEIDKTIRMAVTGLSGGTFRKENGDEYNINLTIPRNGKQDLQVFRKIYVSSLTGATIPLNELADIRFQASPTTIKHYDKERYTVVTAFVENGYNTAKLTQTVLKRIDTEIQFPKGSKYVAAGDVEASQESFGGLGTIILITIFGIMGILILEFKTFKGTLIVLSVIPLGIIGAVLMLWATGNTFSFVAVIGMIALVGIEVKNSILLVDYTDQLRRNGASLDDAIQEAGETRFIPIILTTLTAIGGLIPLVMENNPLYSPLALVIIGGLISSTLLTRVVTPVLYKLLAPKIDHD; this comes from the coding sequence ATGAAAATCACTGATTTTTCTGTCAAAAACTATCAGTTTACCCTGATTGTTTTTGTGATGCTAATTGCGATTGGCATCAACTCGCTCATGAATATGCCAAGGGGTGAGGATCCTGACTTCCAAGCGCCACAGTTTAATGCGATTGTGATCTATCCAGGCACCAGTCCGCAAGACATGGAACAACTTGTCGTGGATCCGATGGAGAAAAAGCTAAACGAAATGGATGATGTGAAACGCATCATTTCCAAAGTAGATGATGGTTTGGCTGTTGTGCGTATTGATTTTAAATATGAAACAGATCCGGATAAAAAATACCAGGACCTGGTTCGTGAACTGGATGCCATCAAAAGCAGTTTGCCAAAAGATATCTTAAGTATAGATATCATGAAATTCTCACCCAGTGATGTGAACATCCTGCAGGTTGGTCTGGTGAGTGAAACAGCTCCTTACAAAGATCTTGAACACTGGAGCAAACAACTCAAAGAAGATCTGGAGAAAATTAAATCGCTAAAAAATGTTGACAACTGGGCATTCCCGCAGCAGGAAGTGCGCATTGCACTGAATCTGGAGAAAATGGCGCATAATAAGATTCCACTGAATCGAGTAATGGCTGCTATCCAAAGTGAGAATGTAAATATACCCGGGGGCAGTGTTGATATCGGACAGAAGCGCTTCAATATCAAAACCAGTGGCGATTACAAAAGCATTGCACAAATTCAACAAACCATTGTCAACAGTGCAGGCGGCAAACTCGTGTATGTAAAAGATATTGCTGAAGTAGGTTTTACCTATGAAGACCCAGCCTATATTGCCCGCCTCAATGGCAAGCGTGCAGTGTTTGTAACAGCAAGTAGAAAAATGGGCACGAATATTTTTCAAGTAGAAGAAGCCGTAAAGCCCGTACTTGAAAAGTTTCAGGAAAGCCTGCCCAAACACATTCGCTTTGAACAAAGCTTTGATAATGCTTCCAGCGTAAGACACCGCCTTGGTGGTTTTACACGAGATTTTGCTATCGCGATTTTTCTTGTGCTGCTCACCTTATTACCATTAGGCACAAGAGCCTCCATTGTGGTGATGGTATCTATACCACTATCATTGGCTATTGGTCTTTTCCTTCTAGATATGTTTGGATTCACGATTAACCAGCTAAGCATAGTAGGTCTGGTAGTAGCATTGGGTTTATTGGTGGATGATAGCATTGTGGTGGTAGAAAACATTGAGCGCTATCTACGCATGGGCTATAACAAGAGAGATGCGGCTATGCAAGCTACACGACAAATTGGTTTGGCCGTACTGGGTTGTACTGCAACATTAATCTTCGCATTCTTACCCTTGTTATTCTTACCCGAAGGCGCTGGTGATTTCATCAGAAGCTTACCGGCAGCTGTTGTAACAACGGTTTTAGCTTCTCTGTTTGTCTCACTCACCATTGTCCCATTTCTTTCCAGCAGAATTCTTAGTAACCATGAAAACCCCGAAGGCAATTTCTTCCTGCGTGGTTTGCGTAAACTCATCAGTGGTTCCTATCGTCAGTTATTGCACAGCGCTATTGCCAGACCATATACAACGCTGCTGGTTGCAGGGGGTATTTTTGCCGGTGCCATCGCATTGGTACCCGTGGTTGGTTTTAGTTTGTTTCCTGCTTCTGAGAAGCCGATGTTCATGATCAATATAGAAACACCGCTTGGAAGTAATTTGGCCACGACAGACCAGGTAGCACGCTATGTAGAACAAAAAGTATTGCGGGTACCGGAACTGAAAAATGTAGCCACAAATGTGGGACATGGCAATCCGCGTATCTACTACAATGTGATTCCACAAAATGAACAAGCCAACTATGCACAATTATTTGTGCAGCTAAATGGTACCAAGCCTGCAGAGAAAAAAGTCATCATTGACCAACTACGCAACGAGTTCAGGAATTACCCCAATGCCAAAATAGAAGTCAAGGATTTTGAACAAGGTCCGCCGGTAGAAGCACCTATCGCCATAAGGTTGTTCAGTGAAAATCTAGATACACTGCGTGCACTCTCTTTCCGCGTGGAAGCTCTATTGAAATCAACCAAGGGCACGATTTATGTAAATAATGAACTCACGACATTAAAAACAGATATCAAAATCCTTGTCAACAAAGAGAAAGCCGGCTTATTGGGCGTACCAGTTGCAGAGATTGACAAAACCATCCGCATGGCCGTTACCGGTTTAAGTGGTGGCACATTCCGCAAAGAAAATGGAGATGAATACAATATCAATTTGACTATTCCAAGGAATGGCAAACAAGACTTACAAGTATTCCGCAAGATATATGTAAGCTCACTGACTGGTGCTACCATTCCTCTGAATGAATTGGCGGATATACGCTTCCAGGCTTCTCCTACCACTATCAAACATTATGACAAAGAGCGTTACACGGTTGTAACAGCATTCGTAGAAAATGGCTATAACACAGCCAAGCTTACACAAACTGTTTTGAAGCGGATTGATACAGAGATTCAATTTCCCAAAGGCAGTAAATATGTTGCCGCTGGCGATGTGGAAGCTAGCCAGGAAAGTTTTGGTGGACTAGGCACCATTATCCTTATCACCATATTTGGTATCATGGGCATCTTGATTTTGGAATTCAAAACCTTTAAAGGCACCCTGATTGTTTTATCCGTGATTCCACTGGGTATCATCGGCGCTGTACTAATGCTATGGGCTACCGGAAACACTTTCTCCTTTGTTGCCGTGATAGGTATGATTGCACTAGTAGGTATTGAAGTGAAGAACTCCATACTACTCGTGGATTATACGGATCAACTGAGAAGAAATGGCGCTAGTCTGGATGATGCCATTCAGGAAGCAGGCGAGACCAGATTTATTCCGATTATCCTGACTACATTAACAGCTATTGGTGGATTGATACCCTTGGTGATGGAAAACAATCCTTTGTATTCGCCACTAGCCTTAGTAATCATTGGCGGATTGATCAGTTCAACCTTACTGACCAGAGTGGTGACACCTGTTTTATACAAACTATTGGCACCGAAAATTGATCATGATTAA
- a CDS encoding efflux RND transporter periplasmic adaptor subunit: protein MKPYQFILPAAILLTACGKAPKTNTPATDTIAVTTAAVENGGRATTLQFSGMLASSAESRPSFKIGGIISKIYVKEGDQVVKGQLLATLDLTEINAQVQQAQKAVEKAKRDLNRVKQLYSDTAATLEQYQNVTTQYELASESLRIAQFNQQYAQIRATETGVVLKKIANEGELAGPGAPIFFISGNQQSDWVVRFGVSDKDWAVLKKGQKVQIELEAYPGKTFDGIISKTANAADPFSNTYEIEVRVYPAGHKLAVGLFASISIEQTANGQSNFRMIPVEAIVEGDGNEGFVYSIHKNGYGVQKHKVQIAQIDNDKVIIAAGLDGITQVITGGVSYLNESSIIKLAKQ from the coding sequence ATGAAACCATACCAATTCATTTTGCCTGCAGCCATATTGCTCACTGCCTGCGGCAAAGCACCCAAAACAAATACACCAGCTACAGATACCATTGCTGTTACTACAGCAGCCGTAGAGAATGGTGGCCGAGCTACTACCCTGCAATTCAGTGGCATGCTGGCTTCCTCGGCTGAATCCAGACCATCATTTAAGATTGGCGGCATCATCAGCAAAATTTATGTGAAGGAAGGCGATCAAGTGGTTAAGGGACAATTACTCGCCACACTTGATCTCACTGAAATCAATGCACAAGTACAACAGGCACAAAAAGCAGTAGAAAAAGCCAAACGCGATTTGAATCGTGTAAAACAACTCTATAGCGATACCGCTGCTACATTGGAACAATACCAAAATGTTACCACACAATATGAACTTGCTTCAGAGAGTTTGCGCATTGCACAATTCAATCAGCAATACGCGCAGATAAGGGCAACAGAAACCGGTGTTGTATTAAAGAAAATTGCCAATGAAGGTGAACTCGCCGGACCAGGCGCACCTATCTTTTTCATCAGTGGTAACCAGCAGAGTGATTGGGTAGTGCGCTTTGGTGTGAGTGATAAAGATTGGGCTGTATTGAAAAAGGGACAAAAAGTACAGATTGAGCTGGAAGCTTATCCGGGCAAAACCTTTGATGGCATTATTTCCAAAACAGCCAACGCTGCTGATCCTTTCAGCAATACTTATGAAATAGAAGTGCGCGTGTACCCCGCAGGGCATAAACTCGCGGTAGGCTTGTTTGCAAGCATTTCCATTGAGCAGACAGCTAATGGACAATCGAATTTCCGTATGATTCCTGTTGAAGCCATTGTGGAGGGCGACGGTAATGAAGGCTTTGTCTACAGCATCCATAAGAACGGCTATGGTGTACAAAAGCACAAAGTACAGATTGCACAGATTGATAATGACAAAGTCATTATTGCTGCAGGTCTGGATGGTATAACACAGGTGATTACCGGTGGCGTTAGCTACCTCAATGAATCCAGTATCATCAAACTGGCCAAACAATAA
- a CDS encoding TolC family protein, with translation MKASIRKLTLSALLLLQFSSYGQSVLDQYIRQAIDSNLALQQKRVDITKAKLDLERAKAWFFPQVNLNAQYTLATGGRTQDLPIGDLMNPVYKTLSQLTGSSAFPQISNQTIQFLPNDFHETKVEVNYAIFNKDRQHTQKIQSGMIAVQEAETAIYKRELVKQVKLAYYQYLQTLEAAKIYQNAQELVAEQLRFSEKLVKNQVATREIVLQAKAQLSQLQASIEDNQQQQKNTAAWFNFLLNRGFDIPIQVNTTEWKNQSPQSLAVETQGREELRKLDQARKVLEANKQMQTDFYLPKLNAFYQTGFQGFGYKFDDKQFYQLAGLQLQWSIFRGNENKVKIKQANAALTSMQLQENEVQQQLKLQSTTAWNSYQSAKASLASITDELNSAQEVYRLTEKRWKEGNALQIELIQARTQLTNAAIRQTLVQLNLLNKAAELERANATYSIN, from the coding sequence ATGAAAGCAAGCATCCGAAAACTCACCTTATCTGCATTGCTTTTGTTGCAGTTCAGCAGCTACGGACAGTCTGTACTGGATCAGTATATCCGACAGGCAATCGACAGCAATCTGGCTTTACAACAAAAGCGGGTAGATATCACCAAAGCCAAACTGGATCTGGAAAGAGCCAAAGCCTGGTTTTTTCCGCAGGTAAACCTGAACGCACAGTACACGCTAGCAACAGGCGGTAGAACCCAAGACCTGCCCATCGGCGATCTGATGAATCCTGTGTACAAAACCCTTAGCCAATTAACTGGCAGCAGTGCATTTCCGCAGATCAGCAACCAAACCATTCAATTTCTGCCCAATGATTTTCATGAAACCAAGGTGGAAGTGAATTATGCAATCTTCAACAAAGACAGACAACACACCCAAAAAATTCAGTCAGGTATGATTGCTGTCCAGGAAGCCGAAACAGCCATCTACAAAAGAGAATTGGTGAAACAAGTGAAACTGGCTTACTATCAATACCTGCAAACACTGGAAGCAGCAAAGATTTATCAGAATGCACAAGAACTGGTTGCAGAACAATTGCGCTTCAGTGAAAAGCTGGTTAAGAATCAGGTCGCTACTCGAGAAATCGTACTGCAGGCAAAAGCACAATTGAGTCAGCTGCAGGCTTCTATTGAAGACAACCAGCAACAACAAAAAAATACCGCAGCATGGTTTAATTTTTTACTGAATCGAGGTTTTGATATACCCATTCAAGTAAACACCACAGAATGGAAAAATCAATCACCACAATCACTTGCCGTGGAAACACAAGGCAGGGAAGAATTACGCAAGCTTGATCAAGCAAGAAAAGTATTGGAGGCCAATAAGCAAATGCAGACAGATTTCTATCTGCCAAAGCTTAACGCTTTTTATCAAACCGGTTTTCAGGGTTTTGGGTACAAGTTTGATGACAAGCAGTTTTATCAGTTAGCCGGCTTACAATTGCAATGGAGCATTTTCCGCGGCAATGAAAACAAGGTCAAAATCAAACAGGCCAACGCTGCACTAACCAGTATGCAGCTACAGGAAAATGAAGTGCAGCAACAACTCAAATTGCAAAGCACTACCGCATGGAATAGTTATCAATCTGCTAAAGCAAGTCTGGCGAGTATTACCGATGAACTCAACAGTGCACAGGAAGTCTATCGCCTAACAGAAAAACGCTGGAAAGAAGGCAATGCCCTACAGATAGAACTAATTCAGGCACGCACACAACTTACCAATGCAGCCATCCGTCAAACATTGGTACAACTCAACCTGCTCAACAAAGCTGCTGAATTGGAAAGAGCCAATGCCACTTATTCAATCAACTAA
- a CDS encoding TetR/AcrR family transcriptional regulator: MGIAERKEKQKLEIRKLILDASLKIIQEEGFEQLTMRKIADLIEYSATTVYLYFKDKNELFFHLHTIGFSQLTEKNQNLLTISNPLLRLYKMGENYIEFGLKNPELYDIMFIQRAPMATLEMMVDCDWSHGDAALGQLKNLLTECMDRKLIQPAPVEAVAMAIWGMVHGLVSLAIRDRLKHLLAGELDKTARLHHTITTQELKESMHQSLNWLISTIDKQ; encoded by the coding sequence ATGGGTATTGCCGAAAGAAAAGAGAAACAAAAGCTGGAAATCAGGAAACTGATTCTGGACGCCTCCCTGAAAATCATTCAGGAAGAGGGTTTCGAGCAATTGACCATGCGAAAGATTGCTGACCTCATCGAATACAGCGCTACAACAGTATATCTCTACTTCAAAGACAAAAACGAACTCTTCTTCCATTTACATACCATTGGTTTTAGTCAGCTCACAGAAAAAAACCAAAACCTGCTCACCATTAGCAATCCCTTACTCAGGTTGTATAAGATGGGGGAAAACTACATTGAGTTTGGCTTGAAGAACCCTGAACTGTATGACATCATGTTCATACAACGCGCGCCCATGGCTACTTTGGAGATGATGGTGGACTGCGATTGGTCGCACGGAGATGCCGCATTGGGACAGTTGAAAAACCTGCTCACAGAATGTATGGATAGAAAATTGATTCAACCTGCACCGGTGGAAGCAGTGGCTATGGCCATCTGGGGTATGGTGCATGGTTTGGTTTCGCTGGCTATCCGCGACAGGCTGAAGCATTTGCTGGCAGGTGAACTGGATAAGACAGCCCGACTGCATCATACCATTACTACGCAAGAATTAAAAGAAAGCATGCATCAATCATTGAACTGGCTGATCAGCACCATCGACAAACAATAA
- a CDS encoding PAS domain S-box protein: MKQKHVFSDAVWSALNQVQQALLILDYSLEIICANDKAKLIVSASDEDLSKLKLSDIVNVGEDGQGIVQKLVSLLTDRANPEEPVFSEFTNQSYDVEIKYADAWITVLFSEKETQNKHNITEQVYKQLQEREKDIRSILENSAADIYSFDRNFIIKYINKQFQESFYKAYQRRIDKGDSIVDALPDDLKTYWQNRYGQLFEDGQKKTFRETFEFGEKTIFLEVNIYPVFENGIVDQIVVFSKDITDITLAQMRMEANERLQQSVLDQLPSDIVIFNADHTYRYINPIAVKDPELRKWMIGRTDEDYCVFRNKPIEIATSRKAVFQKVVYTKTVESWEEVLVNKEGGKDYIIRNMYPILGERNEVTHVVGYGVNITSIREAQIALQESEERFRQLFYNNESPMLLIEASTGMILDANPASEKFYGWKKEQMLAKNFWDTCVSSDQLLDQYNAILTSKLKRAELRQHINYGQIRDVELFCSEMKIKEKSYIHIIAHDITEKKIAENALLERNKQMNLIVQNIPGAVFTAIRTKHYQISFISDYIEQLIGYQPKDLLGVMGINYVSLIHPDDEAAIIQKMDLAFTQRRRYECAYRLINRTGEFIWVYEVGEYANYDSSMFGSQINGVIFSVAVQNEQQRTMIE, encoded by the coding sequence ATGAAACAAAAGCATGTATTCAGTGACGCTGTATGGAGTGCATTAAATCAAGTGCAACAAGCCCTGCTTATACTTGATTATTCGCTGGAAATCATTTGTGCAAATGATAAGGCTAAATTAATTGTTTCGGCAAGTGACGAGGATTTGAGTAAGCTGAAGTTGAGCGATATCGTGAATGTTGGTGAAGATGGGCAAGGGATTGTTCAAAAACTGGTAAGCTTATTAACAGATCGTGCTAATCCGGAAGAACCGGTATTCTCCGAGTTTACCAATCAATCATATGATGTTGAGATTAAGTATGCTGATGCATGGATAACGGTTTTATTTAGTGAAAAAGAAACGCAGAATAAGCATAACATAACTGAGCAGGTATATAAGCAACTACAAGAACGAGAAAAAGATATTCGTTCAATTCTTGAAAATAGTGCAGCTGATATTTATTCATTTGACAGAAACTTTATCATTAAGTATATCAATAAGCAGTTTCAGGAGTCATTTTATAAAGCTTATCAGCGCAGGATAGATAAAGGAGATAGTATTGTTGACGCATTGCCAGATGATTTAAAGACCTATTGGCAAAATCGCTATGGACAATTATTTGAGGATGGTCAGAAGAAGACGTTTAGGGAAACTTTTGAGTTTGGGGAGAAGACCATATTTCTTGAGGTGAATATTTATCCTGTTTTTGAAAATGGGATCGTTGATCAAATTGTTGTATTCAGTAAGGATATAACAGACATCACTTTGGCGCAAATGCGCATGGAGGCAAATGAGCGATTACAGCAGTCTGTTCTCGATCAACTGCCATCCGATATTGTCATCTTTAATGCGGATCATACGTATCGATATATCAATCCCATAGCTGTTAAGGATCCGGAATTGAGAAAATGGATGATTGGACGAACAGATGAGGATTATTGTGTATTTCGTAATAAGCCTATAGAAATTGCAACATCAAGAAAAGCAGTCTTTCAAAAAGTTGTTTATACGAAGACAGTTGAGTCTTGGGAAGAAGTGTTGGTGAATAAGGAGGGAGGCAAGGATTACATTATTAGAAATATGTATCCCATTTTAGGGGAACGTAATGAAGTAACACACGTGGTAGGCTATGGTGTGAACATTACCTCAATTCGTGAGGCACAAATAGCACTCCAGGAAAGTGAAGAGCGCTTCCGGCAGTTGTTTTATAATAACGAATCACCAATGCTCTTGATAGAAGCCAGTACAGGGATGATTCTGGATGCAAACCCTGCAAGTGAGAAATTTTATGGATGGAAAAAAGAGCAGATGCTTGCCAAAAATTTCTGGGATACCTGTGTTTCTTCTGATCAATTACTGGATCAGTATAATGCAATACTCACAAGTAAACTCAAAAGAGCAGAGCTTAGGCAGCATATCAATTATGGACAGATAAGGGACGTGGAACTGTTTTGCAGTGAAATGAAGATTAAGGAGAAATCTTATATACATATAATTGCTCATGACATTACCGAGAAGAAAATAGCCGAAAACGCGCTTCTCGAGCGGAATAAGCAAATGAACCTGATTGTACAGAATATTCCAGGTGCTGTGTTTACAGCGATTCGTACAAAGCATTACCAGATTTCGTTTATCAGCGATTATATAGAGCAACTGATAGGATATCAGCCGAAAGATCTGCTTGGAGTTATGGGCATAAATTACGTGAGCCTAATACATCCTGATGATGAGGCAGCAATTATCCAAAAAATGGATTTGGCATTTACACAGCGAAGAAGATATGAATGTGCTTATAGATTAATTAACCGCACTGGCGAGTTTATATGGGTGTACGAAGTAGGCGAGTACGCCAATTACGACTCCAGTATGTTTGGTAGTCAAATCAATGGCGTTATTTTCTCAGTTGCAGTGCAAAATGAGCAACAGAGAACTATGATTGAATAG
- a CDS encoding phosphodiester glycosidase family protein produces MLLRNLAIAVCLTVSIACSKKEATSTPAPTNPTPTPAATRLINLPAGWKYASLLSAAFPAGVELYFFDTLFQGRKTKAFCLAYDSKRSNIEFKPVLSATVKKPSDFYKEEAGVVYACLNGGYFGGNQSYSLVQYNGTIQAANIKSVSRNFNNVSTAYYPTRAAFGITSTGSPATAWIYHVGAGNNDVYAYPSPSPNVEGSAPQPVPTENFPVGATRWTATAAIGGSPMLVRNSNVLISDAAELISINNTSSRPRSAIGFNSNGIVLILAVEGDNTSGGYAGLNLTELANMMKELSCVEAINLDGGGSTSMVVANQLLVRPGDNGVERPVISAIIIKQK; encoded by the coding sequence ATGTTATTGAGAAATCTTGCCATCGCAGTTTGTTTAACGGTTTCTATTGCTTGCAGTAAAAAAGAAGCGACTTCAACACCTGCGCCAACCAATCCAACCCCTACCCCCGCTGCAACGCGTTTGATTAACCTGCCTGCAGGTTGGAAGTATGCCAGTCTTTTATCAGCAGCTTTTCCTGCAGGTGTGGAGTTGTACTTCTTTGATACACTTTTTCAGGGTAGAAAAACCAAAGCATTCTGCTTAGCTTATGACAGTAAACGAAGCAATATTGAGTTTAAACCTGTATTATCAGCTACGGTTAAAAAGCCAAGCGATTTTTATAAAGAAGAAGCAGGTGTCGTATATGCTTGTTTGAATGGAGGGTACTTTGGAGGTAATCAATCGTATAGTTTGGTACAGTACAATGGAACGATACAAGCTGCCAATATTAAATCCGTCAGCAGAAACTTCAATAACGTTAGTACTGCATATTACCCAACAAGGGCTGCGTTTGGTATCACCTCAACCGGTAGTCCTGCTACTGCGTGGATTTATCATGTAGGTGCTGGTAATAATGATGTGTATGCTTATCCATCTCCATCACCTAATGTGGAGGGTAGTGCGCCACAGCCTGTGCCAACTGAGAATTTTCCAGTAGGTGCTACAAGATGGACGGCAACTGCTGCCATAGGAGGTTCGCCAATGTTGGTGAGAAACAGCAATGTGCTGATTTCTGATGCGGCAGAATTGATCAGTATTAACAACACAAGTTCCAGACCTCGAAGTGCTATTGGCTTTAACAGCAATGGAATTGTTTTGATACTGGCTGTGGAAGGCGATAATACCTCCGGCGGTTATGCAGGACTAAATTTAACCGAGTTGGCTAATATGATGAAGGAGTTGTCCTGTGTTGAAGCAATCAATTTGGATGGAGGTGGGTCCACCAGTATGGTAGTGGCTAATCAGTTGTTAGTAAGGCCGGGCGATAATGGTGTGGAGCGTCCGGTCATTAGTGCTATCATTATCAAGCAGAAATAA